One segment of Andreesenia angusta DNA contains the following:
- a CDS encoding DUF6583 family protein: protein MKKIVLGLLLSMLLMTTACGNDPVARLEKAVKKTGELEQYKMSMSGDIGVNMQELEGETAQSEMGNITVEMKADVDKDKTRADINYSMMGISMNMEMYGDSKQSITKMPMSDKYIVMDVGAEGATDVQKSQESLKKLSDELYADIVKRIKENGEIALEKTELEMPDGKVNVDKGTVKLESKDVKAILISTVEKLYSDEEFIKLMGEQSGKAPSKEEIDAMVAEMKSSFENIEIENFEYAVYIDGDDYIVGQDIKMDLVDSKNETEGLAMDLKFRIWDMGNDQNIDFPELTEENSMSFEDYMKSLELQMPENMEGIEGMENFNPEDFNLENMDLENMDIPEVTIE, encoded by the coding sequence ATGAAAAAAATAGTGCTAGGACTGCTGCTTTCTATGCTTCTTATGACAACTGCCTGTGGCAACGACCCTGTTGCAAGGCTTGAAAAAGCGGTCAAAAAGACAGGCGAGCTAGAGCAGTATAAGATGTCGATGTCAGGAGACATAGGAGTGAACATGCAGGAGCTGGAGGGTGAAACTGCTCAAAGCGAAATGGGAAATATAACTGTAGAGATGAAGGCCGATGTAGACAAGGACAAGACAAGAGCCGACATAAACTACTCTATGATGGGAATCAGCATGAATATGGAGATGTACGGCGACTCCAAGCAGAGCATAACTAAGATGCCTATGTCTGACAAGTATATAGTCATGGATGTAGGGGCAGAAGGAGCTACAGATGTTCAAAAGAGTCAAGAGAGTCTCAAAAAACTCTCGGATGAACTGTATGCTGATATAGTCAAAAGAATAAAGGAAAACGGGGAAATAGCTCTAGAGAAGACTGAGCTTGAGATGCCAGACGGCAAGGTCAATGTGGACAAGGGCACAGTCAAGCTGGAGAGCAAAGATGTAAAGGCGATCTTGATCAGCACAGTTGAGAAGCTCTACTCAGATGAAGAGTTTATAAAACTGATGGGCGAGCAATCAGGAAAAGCTCCAAGCAAAGAAGAGATAGACGCCATGGTGGCTGAAATGAAGTCTTCATTTGAGAATATAGAGATAGAGAACTTCGAGTACGCTGTATATATAGACGGAGACGACTATATAGTGGGGCAGGATATCAAGATGGACCTTGTGGATTCTAAAAACGAGACAGAAGGACTTGCTATGGACTTGAAATTCAGGATCTGGGATATGGGCAATGATCAGAACATAGATTTCCCAGAGCTTACAGAGGAGAACTCCATGAGCTTTGAAGACTATATGAAGAGCTTGGAGCTCCAAATGCCTGAGAATATGGAGGGTATCGAAGGGATGGAGAATTTCAACCCTGAAGACTTCAATCTAGAGAATATGGATCTTGAGAATATGGATATCCCAGAAGTCACTATAGAGTAG
- a CDS encoding amino acid ABC transporter substrate-binding protein: MKKRLLLGLSLMISATMLIAGCSGSEDKGASDAGVKVAEDKFVVGLDDSFPPMGFRDESGEIVGFDIDLAKAAAEEMGMEVEFKSVDWDGVLLSLKKGDIDVIWNGLTVTEERKAEINFTEPYLANRQIIVVKSDSDVKSKEDLSGKVLGLQLGSSSEKALASDSEFSDSLSEVTKYANNTEALMDLSAGRVDAVLVDEIVGRYYMSKKEGEFKVLSGDLGEEDYAVGVRKEDGEFLKKLNEALKKVKSSEKGSAISDEWFGEDILVK, from the coding sequence GTGAAAAAGAGATTATTGCTTGGATTATCACTGATGATATCGGCTACTATGCTTATAGCAGGATGCAGTGGAAGTGAAGATAAAGGAGCTTCAGATGCTGGGGTTAAAGTTGCGGAGGATAAATTTGTAGTTGGACTTGATGACAGCTTTCCACCAATGGGATTCAGGGATGAGAGCGGAGAGATAGTTGGATTTGACATAGACCTTGCCAAGGCTGCGGCCGAGGAGATGGGTATGGAAGTTGAGTTCAAGTCTGTGGATTGGGACGGAGTGCTTCTTAGCCTTAAGAAAGGCGACATAGACGTGATATGGAACGGACTCACTGTCACAGAGGAGAGAAAGGCAGAGATAAACTTCACAGAGCCTTATCTTGCAAACAGGCAGATAATAGTGGTAAAGTCAGATTCAGATGTGAAGTCCAAAGAGGATCTTTCAGGAAAGGTGCTTGGACTTCAGCTTGGAAGCAGTAGTGAAAAGGCTCTAGCTTCAGATTCTGAATTCAGCGATTCGCTTTCAGAGGTTACAAAGTATGCAAACAACACAGAGGCGCTTATGGATTTAAGTGCAGGTAGAGTTGATGCAGTACTTGTAGACGAGATAGTTGGAAGATACTATATGAGCAAGAAAGAAGGAGAATTTAAAGTGCTTTCAGGAGACCTAGGCGAAGAGGACTATGCTGTAGGTGTCAGAAAAGAAGACGGAGAGTTCTTGAAAAAGCTAAATGAAGCGCTGAAAAAAGTCAAGAGCAGTGAAAAGGGAAGCGCTATATCTGACGAGTGGTTCGGAGAAGACATACTTGTAAAGTAA
- a CDS encoding ABC transporter ATP-binding protein, with protein sequence MVRRFAKYYKPHKKLFFIDMFCAVMMAGIDLVYPVAARRVINEYIPNKQIDSILMMAGVLVGLFLVRFICSYIVDSWGHIVGVRMESDMREEVFSHIQKLSVDFYDNNKTGHIMSRIVNDLKDITELAHHGPEDLIISVVMLLGSFGILMSIEWRLTLILFLFIPIMAIFGIRKRRRMSQAFRAQRKEIANINSGLENSISGVRVTKSFTGEDYELERFKENNGVFKSTREGAYKVMAEFTSGILLFSNTLDVIVISLGGYFAYKGIINTGDLIAYMLYIAYFLQPIKKLGLFMQHYQDGMSGFERFTELMDIEPSIVDRENAVEVESVSGEIEFRDVSFRYSEGKSDVLESISFRVESGKTMALVGPSGGGKSTICQLIMRFYDVDSGAILLDGRDIRDIKLKSLREKIGFVHQDVFLFTGTVKENIIYGKRDAKFEEIVEAAKNANIHEFIMTLPDGYDTNIGEKGVKLSGGQKQRISIARVFLKDPSILILDEATSALDNENEVIIQESLEKLSRGRTTIVIAHRLSTIKSADEIIVLTESGIAESGTHKELLERDGAYSRLYKSQFQKIS encoded by the coding sequence ATGGTGAGGAGATTTGCAAAATACTATAAACCACATAAAAAGCTGTTTTTCATAGACATGTTCTGCGCCGTAATGATGGCGGGGATAGACCTTGTATATCCAGTGGCGGCAAGAAGGGTCATAAACGAATATATCCCCAACAAGCAGATAGACTCTATACTCATGATGGCCGGAGTGCTTGTGGGGCTTTTCCTAGTCAGGTTCATATGCAGCTACATAGTGGATAGCTGGGGTCATATAGTCGGAGTCAGGATGGAGTCTGATATGAGAGAAGAGGTTTTCTCTCATATACAGAAGCTGTCTGTGGACTTCTACGACAACAACAAGACGGGTCATATAATGTCTAGAATAGTCAACGACCTAAAAGACATAACAGAGCTTGCCCATCACGGCCCCGAGGACCTCATAATATCAGTGGTAATGCTGCTGGGGTCTTTTGGAATACTGATGAGCATAGAGTGGAGACTTACGCTTATACTGTTTCTCTTCATACCTATAATGGCGATATTCGGAATAAGAAAGCGAAGGAGAATGTCCCAAGCTTTCAGAGCCCAGAGAAAGGAGATTGCAAATATAAACTCGGGGCTTGAAAACAGCATATCTGGAGTCAGAGTCACCAAGTCCTTTACAGGAGAGGATTACGAACTAGAGAGGTTCAAGGAGAACAACGGCGTATTTAAAAGCACTAGAGAGGGCGCATACAAGGTGATGGCGGAGTTTACTTCAGGCATACTGCTTTTCTCGAATACGCTTGACGTGATAGTGATATCTCTAGGAGGGTATTTCGCCTACAAGGGGATTATAAACACAGGGGACCTTATAGCCTACATGCTATATATAGCCTACTTCCTGCAACCTATAAAGAAACTAGGTCTCTTTATGCAGCACTACCAAGATGGAATGAGCGGTTTCGAGAGATTCACAGAGCTTATGGATATAGAGCCCTCTATAGTGGACAGAGAGAATGCAGTAGAAGTGGAATCGGTGAGTGGGGAAATAGAGTTTAGGGATGTCAGCTTCAGGTACAGCGAAGGCAAGTCAGATGTACTGGAAAGCATATCCTTTAGAGTTGAAAGCGGAAAGACGATGGCACTTGTGGGGCCTTCGGGAGGCGGAAAGAGCACGATCTGCCAGCTTATAATGAGGTTCTACGATGTAGACAGCGGAGCGATACTGCTAGACGGCAGAGACATACGGGACATAAAGCTCAAGTCTCTTAGAGAGAAGATAGGCTTTGTGCACCAGGATGTATTTCTCTTCACCGGTACCGTAAAGGAAAACATAATCTACGGCAAGCGAGACGCCAAATTCGAGGAGATAGTCGAGGCTGCGAAGAACGCCAATATACACGAGTTTATAATGACTCTTCCAGATGGCTACGACACCAATATAGGCGAGAAAGGCGTAAAGCTTTCAGGCGGTCAGAAGCAGAGGATATCTATAGCGAGAGTGTTCTTGAAAGACCCTAGCATACTCATACTGGACGAGGCCACTTCGGCGCTGGACAACGAGAACGAAGTGATAATACAGGAGTCGCTTGAGAAACTTTCAAGGGGAAGGACTACTATCGTGATAGCGCATAGGCTCTCGACCATAAAGAGCGCAGATGAGATAATAGTCCTGACAGAGAGCGGAATAGCCGAAAGCGGAACGCATAAAGAGCTCCTTGAGCGAGATGGAGCATACTCCAGACTCTATAAATCACAGTTTCAGAAGATAAGTTGA